Proteins from a single region of Thermodesulfovibrionia bacterium:
- the tatB gene encoding Sec-independent protein translocase protein TatB translates to MFDIGTQELIIIFIVALIVFGPKRLPELGRTLGKGIRELKSALSGVTESIDVDGVEEEIRKARENVVNSLMKEGKLDLGEKGEGKEPVKAGEELKDSSDSKYKEESGTGRNG, encoded by the coding sequence ATGTTTGATATCGGCACTCAGGAACTGATAATAATCTTTATAGTCGCCCTCATTGTATTCGGCCCGAAGAGGCTGCCTGAACTCGGCAGGACGCTTGGGAAAGGGATAAGGGAGCTGAAGTCAGCCTTAAGCGGCGTGACAGAGAGCATAGATGTGGACGGGGTAGAGGAAGAGATCAGGAAGGCGCGTGAGAATGTTGTGAACAGCCTTATGAAAGAGGGCAAACTCGACCTGGGAGAAAAAGGGGAGGGTAAAGAGCCTGTAAAAGCCGGGGAAGAGCTGAAGGATTCAAGTGATTCAAAATATAAAGAAGAGTCAGGTACCGGCAGGAATGGATAA
- the dapA gene encoding 4-hydroxy-tetrahydrodipicolinate synthase, whose product MFKGSIVAIVTPFKNGKVDEKALGELIEWHIAEGTDAIVPCGTTGESATLEYDEHYRVIEYTVQVVNGRIPVIAGTGANSTDETIKMTAKAKKLGADGALLVCPYYNKPTQEGIFQHYEKVAKTVDIPIILYNVPGRTAVNIMPETVARLSAIENVVAIKEATGNMAQASDVIRLCGDNITVLSGDDFTTFTLLALGGKGVISVVANIAPKDVSDMIKAWNNGKLEESRNIHFRLEPLNKAMFIETNPIPVKTALSMMGRIQEEFRLPLCSMSSANKEKLKEALKSYGLI is encoded by the coding sequence ATGTTTAAAGGCTCTATTGTTGCAATAGTTACACCGTTTAAAAATGGCAAGGTCGATGAAAAAGCCCTGGGCGAACTTATAGAATGGCATATAGCTGAAGGCACTGATGCAATAGTCCCCTGCGGCACTACAGGAGAGTCGGCCACGCTTGAATATGATGAGCACTACAGGGTTATTGAATATACTGTTCAAGTAGTCAACGGGAGAATTCCGGTCATAGCCGGCACCGGCGCCAATTCAACAGACGAAACGATCAAGATGACTGCCAAGGCAAAAAAGCTCGGTGCTGATGGAGCTCTTCTCGTTTGCCCTTATTACAACAAACCCACTCAGGAGGGCATCTTCCAGCACTATGAGAAGGTGGCAAAAACGGTTGATATCCCAATAATCCTATACAATGTCCCGGGACGCACAGCTGTTAATATCATGCCGGAGACCGTTGCAAGGCTGTCTGCGATCGAGAATGTGGTCGCTATCAAAGAGGCTACCGGCAATATGGCGCAGGCCAGCGATGTGATACGCCTGTGCGGAGACAATATCACGGTCCTTTCCGGAGATGACTTCACAACTTTTACATTGCTGGCGTTAGGCGGCAAAGGCGTAATATCCGTTGTTGCCAATATAGCGCCCAAAGATGTTTCAGACATGATCAAAGCATGGAATAACGGGAAGCTGGAAGAAAGCAGGAATATCCACTTCAGGCTTGAACCCCTTAATAAAGCCATGTTTATTGAGACAAACCCCATACCTGTTAAGACCGCCTTAAGCATGATGGGCAGGATACAGGAGGAGTTCAGGCTGCCTCTTTGTTCTATGAGCAGCGCCAATAAAGAGAAGCTGAAAGAGGCACTAAAGAGTTACGGACTCATATAA